The genomic interval CGTTCAACTCGTCGGCAACTTTTGCGACTTGAGTTGGCGTTGTGCGGCGGAATCGCGTGAAGACCGCGCCAATTCCCGGGAATTCGCCGCGTTCATTCAAGAGCTCTGCAGGATACCGATCACCCGTCAGCGGCCGCCCCTGGGTCAGATTCAAATGAACTCCCAGGTCAAACGGCACGTCAGGGTCGCCCAGTTCTTGTCGAACCGAAAGTGACTCAAGACGACGGACGGCGAGATCCTGCAGCAAACCTGGCCACTCGTGACAGGCTTCGGTTGCCGCCGGGGCATTCGACAAGAGCGACGTGCTTGTCAGAACGCCGTGACGAAACGACTTGAGAATCCCTGCATTGACGGCCGCGTTCATTCCAAAATCGTCGGCGTGAAAGACGACTCGACAGATCGGTCCAGCTGACGCAGACATCACGCCGCGATCCTGTCCGACTGTGGAACGTCGCGAGGAATCACGGTCCCTTCACGGATTTGATATCCGCCACGCATCGATCGCAAACGAACACCAATTACGTCGAGCAACATTGGGATGGCATTCCGGCTGAGCGAAATCGTGGTCGAATAGTCATTCACCAGCGTCACAGGGACCGTCTCAAAAGACAGGTCCAACAAGTGCGTGAGGTAAACGACCTCTGCATCAAAGGCGAAGCCGTCAATCGTCATTCGTGAAAAGATTTGTTGCGCGGCACCAAGACTGAAGACCTTCAGTCCGCACTGCGTATCGGCGACTTTTCGCGAAACAAGCACTCGCATCAGGGTACGAAACACGGACGAAGCGACCGTTCGCATCCACCGGCGTTCCACGTGTGATTCCGCTCCCTCAACCGTGCGGCTGCCAAAAACACAGTCTCGGCGACCCGCGTCAATGACCGCAAAGGCAGACTTCAGCGCCGCCAAATCATATGGAAGATCCGCGTCTGTAAACGCCACGACGCGCCCGCGAGCGGCCAGCATCCCGGTACGGACGGCAGATCCCTTTCCGCCATTGACCTTTCGAATGGTCGAGAACCGTCGCCCATAGGCGTCCGCTAATGTCGCGGTGGCATCACGGCTGCCATCATCGACGACAAGGACTCGGTAGTTAATCCCCCAAGAATCTAGTTGCTCTTTGGTGTCAGCAAGCGTCTTGGGCAGACGTGACTCTTCGTTATAGGCTGGTATCACGAGCGTCAGATCATGGTCGGCGACATCGACGTCGATCGATCGAACATTGGGAATTACGATTTTCTGGCGTCCTGCCAAACTCATATCGGTGCGCTCCTCGCCCGTCTGGAAGTCATTATCGAGCCGGCGCTCGCTAAACCTGCTTCACCTGAAAACGTAATCGATCCCTCAATGCGCGTCTATTCCGAGTTTCATTGCGTAACCCTTCACGGGTAAATGATTTCAATTCCGCAGCTGACATTATTGTAAAGTAGCCATCGGCACGACCATTTCCAACGGTATCACCAATGGAAGGGGAATCGCGACGTCGAATGAGCGGGAATATTTTGTTCGTGATCCCAAAATCGCCTCCAATCCTCCCACGACACATCATGTAGTCGGAACACCAACGCCGTAATCGGCAGTGGATTGAGTCCGCAGGCGCGCGCCAAAAAGCGGGGACGTGGATGCGTCACGGGGACTTCGTCGAGCGGATAATGGATTTCGGATTCATACGATCCATTGGGCCAGATCACAAGCCCAGACGGTGCGATGTCATACGGATGATGAAATCCATTTGGACGATTCGACTTGTCCGACTTCGGAGGCGCCATTTTCGAGAGTTCACCTTCGATTTGCTCCCGCACCAGGTCAACGGCTGCCAACTTGTATAGGCCGGTCACCGCCACCTTGAAGACATCGGCTTCGTCCGGCTCGATCTGATCCAGCCATCCCGCCTGACGAACGACTCCGATCAACCATCCGGCTTGCTCCGAAAACTCCAGCTGCGCCGCCTGCGAGAATCGTGTCGTTTCCTTGATTTCGATCAGAACGCGATTGGTCGTCAACTCAACCTGGGTGATGGTGAAGCAGAAATCGCGGAACGTTCGACTTTCGCTCAGCAGCGCAATCAACTCTCGCTCAAAGAAGTGCCGCACCGCGGCAGACTCGTGCTGCAATCGAGACACAAATTTGGAGACGTTATTCTCTGCGGACGCCCGCGCGTCGCGTCGCGATGCGCGGCGTTGTTTGGCAAACAGACGCGGAATCGTCCCCGAATGAAATCCAGGGCGCAGCAATCGCAAGAGCGTCTCGCCGTGCTCGCCAATCAAAACCGGTTTCAGCTTCGGTGAGCGATTGGCCTTGTAGAGCTTCCAATTCTCTTTCAATTCCCAGGCCAGGAATCCGAAGACGCCGGGAACGCTGGTCAGGATTAGCAGGGTGATTGTCGAGGCGGTCGGCTTGTCGAAGAATTTTTCAAGTACCGTGAAAATCGGATACGTCAATGTCGTCAGAACCAATTTGTGCGACACGGTCACGACGGGGAAATGCTTGATCGGATTGACCTGCGGCTCAATCAACAGTGTCACGCAGAACCGGACGACACCATGGATGAACGACCAGACAAGTCCGATGACCGCTTTCACCCCCAATGTCAGATTGGATTCACCGCTGCGAAATCGAAGCCATTCATCGACCGCGTACAACACGCGCTCCAGCCCATCCATCAGGGCGTGGAAGATATCGATAATCAGGGTGAATAACCCCATCAGCAGATGAACTCGAATGCGATACCACGTTCGCGCGAAAAACTCGCGTGCCAGCTCTTCGGTGTCGCGGCCAACCCGCGAGTTGAGCACCAGAAACGAGAAGAGGAAGATCGCCAAACCCCACCAGCGGTTCAGATTGTCATAGAGGCCAAACCAGGGTAGCGCCCACCAGAACACGAACGTGGCGACGAGTGGTGCGAGCACAAACCGACGCATCAGCATCATCGGAAAGCTTTTTAAGATGCGGTCCACCCACCACAAGCGGAAAATGGCGCGGGGAATATCAACGACCGCCACCCGCAGCACAGTCCAACCCGTCTTGAGCAGGCCGATCACGCGACGCCGAAATCCCGGAAAATGCAATAACGAGAAGATCACCAGCCCCAGCAGGAACATCGCCTGATGACTGTAGATGATGTCAACATGCTTGTGGGCATGCGTCACGGCATGCAGGTCATGTATGACCGGCTCTTGCACGACCGGGACGTCAGGAACCATTTCATCGACGGCCACAGGATCGACAACCGGATCGTGATGGGAAAAGGCCTGCTCTGCGAGTACCGCTTCTGGTGACGGGTTGACGTCGGCAGCGTGCGGCTTGGCGGGATGAAGGAAAGGCAAATGCTCAGCAGCCACTTCAATCGTTTTGAGCAGCAGAAACGACAGCCCGAAGGGCAGTGCAATGTATCGCACCAGAAACCGGCCCCAGGGAAGCCCGAATGCCAGCGATGTCGCTTTCTGGAGCCACCGCAAATAAAAGGGGCCGCGCGGATAGACGCCGTCGAGCTTCGCCGCCATCAGACGGTCGGCCCTCAACAGCGGATCTCCCGAAAGAAGTTCGTCGAAACCATTCAGATCGGCCATCTTCAACTGGTTTCGCGAAACCGTGTCGCGCAGACTTCCCAGAGTGATGAACCCCCGATGGACGACCCCATCCGCCAGTTCATGGACCATTTTCTTTAATGAAACGCGTTCCACAACGCTCGATGGAGCGAACCCAGCCGCATGCAACGCTCGTTCGATCAAAGGCTCGAGGCGCACTCGAAGAATATGTTCGGCCGCATCGGCGGCGGCGTGCAGCAGCCCGTTCAGTTCCTGACGGCCCGCCGGATCAATGTCGACATTGGGCACTCGCAACGAGGCCGCGCGCAGATGTTTTGACATCAGCACGACACGTTGATTCGAAAGCGGACGTTTGAGCGGCGTCTTACCCAGGCTCAGACACCATCGCAGCAGATCAACCTTGTAGATTTCATGCTCGTGGTCGAAACAGACGTTCTGCAGGTCATAAAGCAGACGCGCATTGGCATTCCAGAATCCACGTCGAGCTCCCGGCAGTAATTTCTCGAACATCGTGAGCCAGGGACGCGCGGCATCGTCGCTCATCTCCAATGCCGCTTGCAGTCGGCCGACAATCCGCTGAATTTCACCTTCCAAACGCTCCCTGGCAACTGAGATCAGTGCCTCGGGCGCGACCTCACACGCGGTCTGAAGTGCAATCGCCGCCCGTGCGTTATTCCCTTTCGCACTTAGCCGGTCGGCTCGTCGCACCAGGCTACCGTATTGCCGGGCAGAGCGGCGACGCGGCGCGATGACAGGCGCCGCCGCCAGCTTGCTCAGGTCCAGCGAGGGATTCGAAGCGCCAGGACCGGAAACGTCATCCGCCTGCAAGTCGCTGGGACGCGTTGCTTCTAATAACGTGATGGCGTCACAATCGGGTCCAATGACCTCGAGTACATTGTCCGATGACGCCAGTGAAGGAAAATAAATGGGCAGCAACTGTGGCGAAAATGCTTGAAATTCGTGAT from Schlesneria paludicola DSM 18645 carries:
- a CDS encoding glycosyltransferase, whose protein sequence is MSLAGRQKIVIPNVRSIDVDVADHDLTLVIPAYNEESRLPKTLADTKEQLDSWGINYRVLVVDDGSRDATATLADAYGRRFSTIRKVNGGKGSAVRTGMLAARGRVVAFTDADLPYDLAALKSAFAVIDAGRRDCVFGSRTVEGAESHVERRWMRTVASSVFRTLMRVLVSRKVADTQCGLKVFSLGAAQQIFSRMTIDGFAFDAEVVYLTHLLDLSFETVPVTLVNDYSTTISLSRNAIPMLLDVIGVRLRSMRGGYQIREGTVIPRDVPQSDRIAA